The following coding sequences lie in one Cotesia glomerata isolate CgM1 linkage group LG5, MPM_Cglom_v2.3, whole genome shotgun sequence genomic window:
- the LOC123265729 gene encoding probable serine/threonine-protein kinase samkB: protein MGIIDEQDQKNPLPKQPEKAVPLKKVLKTLHIGWKHKQSKDEVYKQMRDPIGGIKKLDLDRNISYSLDQIKILCVAAMENSYNKEIVTDSVIHLGNYQGEIFSNFTNPTEKKIDFWEFSDRLKCKNSQLRLYLLTTPLSGKDNVKTHSSSDTLSNSGKQSSSSNDNNVKITPSSSETPNNSGQKSSQKLVYSGSIISLSKRKNRASRSNNSLANSKTSMSSHTDDIENQLRFLIPMVQEEDIKFIDTVLGHGAFGAVILATWNNTEVAVKKIKSSEQSKYVYREVNVMDKIRHPNLISIMGICCTNSFYYIIMEDFKSVNLSIFISKRNKSLDYEI, encoded by the exons ATGGGTATTATCGATGAACAAGACCAGAAGAATCCATTACCCAAGCAACCTGAGAAGGCA GTTCCTCTtaagaaagttttaaaaactttgCACATAGGATGGAAACACAAGCAAAGCAAGGATGAAGTTTACAAACAAATGCGTGATCCGATTGGtgggattaaaaaattagatttagaTCGGAACATTTCATATTCTCTAgatcaaattaaaatactgTGTGTGGCAGCGATGGAAAATTCTTATAATAAAGAGATAGTAACCGATTCGGTGATCCATTTAGGTAATTATCAgggagaaattttttcaaatttcacaAATccaactgagaaaaaaattgatttttgggAATTCAGTGATAGATTGAAATGTAAAAACTCTCAGTTGCGATTATATTTGCTTACAACACCTTTAAGCGGTAAAGATAACGTAAAAACTCATTCTTCAAGTGACACTTTGAGTAATTCCGGCAAACAATCGTCATcaagtaatgataataatgtaaaaataactCCTTCTTCAAGTGAAACCCCAAATAATTCCGGCCAAAAATCATCACAAAAATTGGTATACTCTGGATCAATAATCTCATtgtcaaaaagaaaaaatagagCTTCCAGAAGCAACAATTCTCTTGCAAATTCTAAGACATCGATGTCAAGTCATACTGATGATATTGAAAATCAATTAAGATTTTTGATACCTATGGTTCAAGAAGAAGACATTAAGTTCATTGATACAGTCTTAGGTCATGGCGCATTTGGAGCTGTAATCTTAGCGACATGGAATAATACCGAAGTCGCAGTGAAGAAGATCAAGTCTTCGGAACAATCAAAGTATGTATACCGGGAAGTGAATGTGATGGATAAAATCCGTCATCCTAATTTGATCTCAATTATGGGTATTTGTTGtactaattcattttattacattattatgGAGGACTTCAAAAGTGTAAACTTGAGCATTTTCATATCAAAACGAAACAAAAGCTTAgattatgaaatttaa
- the LOC123265801 gene encoding aminopeptidase N-like has protein sequence MFIFRKLEILLVFIFVHHRESIAQHEDRYIAMLLAKVIGFRLSNDTAPKSYSLQIEPSFESEEFTFDGTSRIVFEVYNPTQDVTFHTASSLKINTTYTKLVFPNGTVWEPVTQRWSEVLEFFNIKFKSELPIGLYVLKLQWSGYEAKDYKGFYRGSDRDSNGELAYMVATHFEPTAARRAFPCWDEPGFKAEFEVSLKHYPNYTALSNMPVKSFTNTTNGKIWTNFKKSPPMSTYLVTFIIAAYEHFTNDKGNVTFWTSKSNKNNVRLAFNVSQAAVTAMEQYTGISYSLPKLDQVTIPRYSSSATEHWGVISYLTHAISFNSNKDDITVQDRVIQLTIHEVSHQWFGNLVTPIWWDDLWLNEAFAVYFSGKLVDQILKNWHGKNLFVVDVINRVSFVAELMISHSMPIKWNPKSPTDISMIFNRVTYRKGAAILYMLENILSEKVFQDGVRKYLKRNQFSGVTTNDLLHALQESYDEKRLFATLNIQELIGPWLKQTGYPIINVTRNYETGDINITQHNAMKTNPDNLWMIPLTFTDSSKLNFDNTQPTHWLRPVRESYTLHNTNIDDWVIFNIKQSGFYRVHYDLKNWKRIADYLHTDNFYKIDPINRAQLIYDLHYFATIDDQYYEVLVDVVSYMYRETHFLPWIPTMKIIELFDNLLINTPAYDLFEKFMLHLLNNIVKHVGFEYDEGENHLVQLARYHLLPWACAFGHEECREFASEKIATHLQNPYDNIITPSEESWIYCNGLRVSNESIWENLMNAHLANPLVQPGLQYLGCTNNRKLMKKYLILAIAENSTLLGDQVSDAFSSIMSGKRDNVDFALDFFISNIDQIRQHFNARDLTKQIDRIAVDFTRTIKSPDQYDKFVEFVTNQEKLGKMSWTDTLLKKARRTMSSSEKMSSMFHRIIDSNPSLFNFIHEPLYSNNY, from the exons atgttcatCTTTagaaaacttgaaattttattggtaTTTATATTTGTGCATCATCGGGAATCAATTGCTCAACATGAAGATCGGTACATTGCAATGCTACTAGCAAAGGTGATAGGCTTTCGACTATCAAATGATACAGCTCCAAAATCATATTCTTTGCAAATAGAACCTTCTTTTGAAAGTGAAGAATTTACATTCGACGGTACAAGTagaatagtttttgaagtgTATAATCCAACGCAAGATGTGACATTCCATACTGCtagttcattaaaaattaatacaaccTATACGAAATTGGTTTTCCCTAATGGCACTGTGTGGGAACCGGTCACTCAGCGGTGGAGTGAAGTTCTtgagttttttaatattaaatttaaaagcgAATTACCAATTGGGCTTTACGTTTTGAAGCTCCAGTGGTCAGGGTATGAGGCAAAAGATTATAAAGGATTTTATCGAGGAAGTGATCGAGATTCAAATGGTGAATTAGC GTACATGGTGGCAACACATTTTGAACCAACTGCAGCTCGTAGAGCTTTTCCATGCTGGGATGAACCTGGATTCAAAGCAGAGTTTGAAGTTTCATTGAAGCACTATCCTAATTACACAGCCCTGTCAAATATGCCAGTAAAAAGTTTCACAAATACTACAAACGGTAAAATTTGGACTAATTTCAAAAAGTCTCCACCAATGTCTACATACCTCGTGACTTTTATAATCGCTGCATATGAACACTTCACTAATGACAAAGGGAATGTGACATTTTGGACAAGTAAAAGTAACAAAAACAACGTAAGACTGGCTTTTAATGTAAGTCAAGCAGCAGTAACTGCAATGGAACAATATACTGGTATATCATACTCACTTCCAAAACTAGATCAAGTAACCATTCCCCGATACTCTTCTTCAGCTACTGAACATTGGGGAGTCATTAGTTATCT aacgcATGCTATTTCCTTCAATTCGAACAAAGATGATATCACTGTTCAAGATCGTGTAATTCAATTGACAATACATGAAGTATCTCATCAGTGGTTCGGTAATTTAGTGACACCTATTTGGTGGGATGATCTGTGGCTAAATGAAGCTTTTGCTGTTTATTTTTCGGGAAAACTCGTTGATCAG atattgaaaaattggcacggaaaaaatttatttgttgtagACGTCATCAATAGAGTATCTTTCGTCGCTGAGTTAATGATAAGTCATTCCATGCCAATAAAATGGAATCCAAAGAGCCCCACCGATATTTCGATGATATTCAACAGAGTTACTTATCGAAAAGGGGCGGCTATTCTTTATATGCTCGAAAATATTTTGTctgaaaaagtttttcaagatGGAGTAAGGAAATATTTGAAAAGGAA TCAATTCAGTGGGGTAACAACCAACGATCTATTGCATGCTTTGCAAGAGTCTTATGATGAGAAGAGATTGTTTGCAACGTTGAACATTCAGGAATTAATAGGCCCTTGGCTAAAACAAACAGGCTATCCAATTATAAACGTAACCAGAAATTATGAAACTGGAGATATAAATATTACGCAACACAATGCAATGAAAACTAATCCAGATAATTTATGGATGATCCCGCTGACTTTTACAGATAGTTCAAAACTCAACTTCGATAACACACAACCTACACATTGGTTAAGACCAGTCCGTGAAAGCTATACTCTTCACAATACCAATATAGATGACTGggtgatttttaatattaagcaAAGCG gcTTTTATCGAGTccattatgatttaaaaaactggaaaCGCATTGCTGATTACCTACACACTGATAACTTTTACAAAATAGATCCAATTAATCGCGCACAATTGATTTACGATCTTCACTATTTTGCGACTATCGATGATCAGTATTACGAAGTACTTGTTGACGTTGTGTCATATATGTATAGAGAAACTCACTTTCTTCCTTGGATACcaacaatgaaaataatagaGCTATTCGATAATCTGTTGATCAATACTCCGGCTTATGATCTGTTTGAAAAGTTTATGTTGCATCTTTTGAATAACATAGTTAAACATGTTGGCTTCGAGTATGATGAAGGTGAGAATCATTTAGTTCAATTAGCTCGATATCATTTGCTTCCATGGGCATGTGCGTTTGGTCACGAAGAATGCAGAGAATTCGCTTCGGAAAAAATTGCAACTCACCTCCAGAATCCATATGACAATAT aATAACTCCGAGTGAAGAGAGCTGGATTTATTGCAACGGGTTGAGAGTTTCCAATGAAAGTATCTGGGAAAACTTGATGAATGCACATCTTGCTAATCCATTGGTACAACCTGGATTGCAGTATCTTGGATGCACAAATAATCGTAAATTAATGAAGAAGTACCTCATTTTAGCGATTGCGGAAAACTCAACACTTCTTGGAGATCAAGTGTCTGACGCATTTTCGTCAATTATGTCCGGAAAACGAGACAACGTTGATTTCGCTTTAGATTTCTTCATCAGTAACATTGACCAAATCAGGCAACA ttttaatgcAAGAGACTTAACTAAGCAAATTGATCGGATAGCAGTTGATTTCACTAGAACTATCAAAAGCCCAGATCAATATGATAaa TTTGTAGAATTCGTTACTAATCAGGAAAAACTCGGCAAAATGTCATGGACCGACACGCTGTTAAAAAAGGCCAGGAGGACTATGTCATCAAGTGAAAAAATGTCATCTATGTTCCATCGAATTATAGACTCAAATccttcattatttaattttatacatgaaCCACTGTATTCTAATAATTACTAA
- the LOC123265805 gene encoding uncharacterized protein LOC123265805, with protein MTSFGATEIVQNTNANGQQYNSTFKIRGQVYHKIGSLLPMPNEPHKFLQIYFMGGEDSGSALANRVDAYYGYNNLDSFFARRIVSELDALLNEHNELLKIFKSHMHKLESDNHAIVINPDKTPAREHIRRFNAPIADDVAGIMVGDRTGAREIVIRRKNNNLQFIADTHRSYNALQYPLIFWKGQDKYSINIKQRDPVSGAETNKNVSSKDYYAYRLMIRRGLDNVILRFRELCQQFMVDMYAKIEGERLRYL; from the exons ATGACATCGTTTGGAGCAAcagaaattgttcaaaatactaatgcaaatggtcaacaatacaattctacatttaaaatcagaggccaagtttatcataaaataggctcattgctgccaatgccaaacgaaccacataaatttttacaaatctacTTTATGGGCGGCGAGGACTCCGGAAGTGCACTAGCCAATCGGGTGGATGCATATTATGGCTACAATAACCTTGATTCATTCTTTGCTAGACGCATCGTCAGCGAGCTGGATGCTCtattgaatgagcataatgaattgttgaaaatattcaaatcccaCATGCACAAATTAGAAAGCGATAATCAcgctattgttattaatccTGATAAAACACCAGCTCGAGAACACATTCGTAGATTCAATGCACCTATTGCTGACGACGTTGCTGGAATCATGGTTGGCGATCGTACAGGTGCACGAGAAATTGTGATTCgtaggaaaaataataatcttcagttCATTGCTGATACACACCGTTCATATAACGCTCTCCAATATCCGCTAATCTTCTGGAAGGGACAAGACAAATAtagcataaatattaaacaacgagatcccgtatcag gagccgaaacaaacaagaacgtTAGCTCGAAGGATTATTATGCGTATAGATTGATGATTAGACGCGGGCTGGATAACGTCATTCTACGATTTCGAGAGCTTTGTCAACAATTCATGGTCGACATGTACGCGAAGATAGAAGGCGAACGTCTACGATACTTATGA
- the LOC123265410 gene encoding uncharacterized protein LOC123265410 encodes MTCAPLLNTSCRHDECKIESSHCIERKCQCKPGYSAVSTNQCVKTSSLYSCTDISHSADSWHFDCSKEKKCVCKANNSAINNLSCLPVLGGICWKDDQCVTQNPICVDFRCRCKSGFILVSHNMCESIECRY; translated from the exons ATGACCTGTGCACCTCTTTTGAACACTTCTTGTCGACATGATGAGTGCAAAATTGAATCGTCTCATTGTATTGAACGTAAGTGTCAATGCAAACCTGGTTATTCAGCAGTTTCTACCAATCAATGTGTTAAAA CCTCATCGTTGTACTCTTGCACAGATATCTCTCATTCCGCAGATTCCTGGCATTTTGACTGTTCAAAGGAAAAGAAGTGTGTTTGCAAAGCTAACAATTCTGCTATCAACAATTTATCATGCTTACCAGTATTAGGCGGAATTTGCTGGAAAGACGACCAATGCGTCACGCAGAATCCCATCTGTGTTGATTTCCGTTGTCGATGTAAATCTGGCTTCATTCTTGTTTCTCATAATATGTGTGAATCCATAGAATGCAGGTATTAG